Within Pygocentrus nattereri isolate fPygNat1 chromosome 17, fPygNat1.pri, whole genome shotgun sequence, the genomic segment AATGCTGTTTTCCTTGGAATGctgttatatacacacacctttCAAACAGCTATAAAACTTGCTTAGACAGTTTTCAAATGGCAAAGATAACAGATATCCGCTTCACACAACCCATGACGCAGTTCGTCTGGGCTAAGGAGGTGTAAATTGGGTTTAGTAGCAGCTAATTACTGGTTTTTAGCAGCTATGTCACATAAGTGTCCGCCTACCCTGGTCAATGTGTTTCAATTAGCAATCATAATTatctttttacagtttttccatttttggaaCATGACGATTTGCATGCTGGCATATTAAAGTTATACCTAATTACATGTATTGTATATTTACCGGCCACTTCTTTGCAGCTCATCTATTGATTCACACACTGTGTTAATAATCCTGTAGCCCTTCATAAGTGGTCAGCGTCTGGCCACTGAGCTTGTCTTGGCTAGATGTTTTTGGGGCTTGGACCACTCTGATTTTAGCAGTGACACATAACAGTGACATACATAAAGACCCTATGCACTCATACCAACGCCACATATACCACCATACTGCTACCAGGCTAGTTTAACTGCTAGATAAAGAGTGGTCTGGGGTGGTCCCTATGCTGGTCCCTTTCCATTAATAAACAGAGCAGAGGGGAATggattgtgcagcaacagatgggctgaAGTATTTAAGTGGATATCTACAAATATCTACTGTACGGTAGGTGTTTCTGTTATAAAGGCCAATTAATGTATGTCCAAGGTAACTGCAGCTGATGAACCAGAGACTAAgtgtatatatgcacacatatatCCATATATAGAAAGTATATACAGAACTACACTATAAATGCCATCAGAAATAGTAACATGCAAATTGTTTTTGATTGCTATTTAAGACCATTCAAAATCAGTCAGTTTGTAATAATTTTGTCTACCTCCTGTATGTTCTCTGTCAGCATGTATGtagagatgtgtgtgtgcacgtgcatgtacacacatacacacatatacacatataaaaacaaaaatggcgCATGTCAAAAAGGCAACAAGGTAAGCACTGCTTTAGTCATTAAATACAACTTCAGGTGAAAGAAAGTGTGTCAAATAAAATTGTCAGAAGATCACAGGCAGGTTcattattctggttttgtttaAGCAAATCACTTTAGAGCCACATCTACAGGATGCGGTCATTCATCCCGAACATTTACTCTGATGATTAGGTCTGCATTCTGTATTTTGAAAATAACCAGAATAGTGTTTTAACCATTATAATTAAAGATTCCACACAcggtcagaaataaaggtactatgcaggtacatttttcattcatccaggtataaacaatgtaaatatagccTCAAACGTACAACTACGGTTTTAAGGCCCAACCGTGTTCCTTACATATGTcagtaaaaaaagtaaaaagcatGGAGACAAGATAGGATATATGAagtaaataaacttaaaaaatacAATGACTATATTTTATGGTACAATTATTCTCCCTAACTCAACACGCTGAAGGTGTAACGACCCCAGTGagagtttagtaccttttttcctGTACATGATACCTTTGGTCAGCCAGTATACATTAAAGCTCAATTTTACACTAATTAGTGCATTTAACCAACCTCCAGCACTATTTCCCCATCAGATACCAGCTAGTCCACCCACTGTGCATTCCAGACTGGTCAAAATGTGGTAATGCATTTTgttacaaacaaacacacacaccaaaattaTCACCCAGCCTCAGTGCATTAATTCACACATTCTGCTGTTACTACGAACAGCAAAGATAAACTCTGGTAGCAGAGTTCTTCTGCCAACACGAAAATTCTGAATAATCTGGGGAAAAGATGTGTTTGAAACTGCATTAAAATTACTTCCAAAGTTTATTATACTCTATTCCAATTCTTTAGACTTGGGCTGGGTTAATCCCAAACCCTATTTACAATTACACCAACTGCAATAATCACAATTATCTACAAAAACTCAAGCTAATCTATCTAATCTGattcttaaaaatgtattctgtaCCTGCCTCATATTCTCCCAGATGTGGAAAAGTGACACAGGTAAATAATATTGCTCAAATCTCAAAACAAATATGAGAAACTGATTATCTAAAATGTAAATTACTGCTTGAATAGCCATACTGGgatttgtgctgtttatttagGGACATTTCGGGGGCAGGGGGCTGGTTTTCTGGACACAAAGCCTAAACTGGACTAAACGTCTTTTAAAATCAGACTAAAAAGTCTTCCACTGTAGTCTTGTGACAAGACACTGCTATACTATATTActcaacacaaacccaaacattgGGATCAGAGTCTGGGATGAATGACATTATGCTGCATATGTGACAAAGCACTTTATTCAAAAGTACTGAACCTACCCTTCCAGCTCAGCACAGGAGAGATCATCCAcactcacaaactcacactcCTCTGGTGCTGTTTGAGGAATTGCTCCTGCTTCTCCTTCCCTGAAATGTCCAgctgtttgttcattttgtgcTTCAAGCCTCCTTTCTCTTCATCcttctctttccccttctcctcctcttctcctgaGAGACTGACAGTGTCGCTCATCTGGCCCAGGTGCTCTACAGAGTCACACTTTTCCAAGTCAGACGCAATGGTTTTAAAACTGATTACGGAGACAGAGTCAGAACCAGCTACCTCTCCACTAgtcattttctctttatctctctcccacCAGCCAGACTCTCTATGtctctccacccactccatggTCTTAGTCACACCTCCCTGGCCATCCACCCAATCATTTGACTTGGTTTGGACTTCATAGAGTCCATCTTCCGCCCTTGTACTGACTGCCTCTGCTCCTACGGGAGGACTCCGCGCATCAAAGGCTTTTCTAGATCCCTCTTCTGAATGgtcctctcctctctgggcGTGGATCTCCTCGCTGATTTTTTCCAGGCGGCGGAGAGTGATCGAGTAGCGTTTCTTTACCTCAGTCACACGCTCTTCTAACTGATTTACCTTCAGTTTGTGCTCCTGAAAACATTAAGGCCAAATATGAAGGGTAACAGGCTAAATGATTACCAGGGAGTCATAACAAGGCATTAACTTCCCTAAATCATGGAAACACAAGGATTTATTACGGTAAGGAAACTACTTTGAGCAGAAAGTGAGATTAATAAGAATTTTGGGgactacaataaaaatatacaccTTCGTTTGCTGTCTCATTATATCACATGGCACAGTGCTTGACTAGATCTGTGCAAAAACTAAAGCaatgtgaaatcaaactgaCCTCCAGTATGTTGTTGAACTGAGCCTTGAGCTCAAAATAAGGTTTAGACTTGACAATGGCCCTCTTGAGAGATTTCTGAAGGGTTTGCACTCGAGCCTCAGCTGCTTGACACAGCTGAGTGACACGCATGTGCTCTCGTTCACTCCGCAGTCGCTCCTCTTCTGCCTCATTCACCTGGCGAAGACAAAAACAGTCAAGCATCATCTCTCTCTAACAATAAAGTACTGTATTTGAAAATGATACAAAGGCAACACAGACTTTTCGGGTACAGTTCAGCATGAAAGACCTAGAATATTCCTCAAATAGCCACTAATATATTCCCTTCCACAATCTATTTAATGacctcttttttaaaaaagggtctAGTCAAAGATTGCCTTGAAATCAAATTTTATGATATAGCAGTGAAGGACATGTGATAACTAAGCAGCCACTAATAAAAAAAGGTCCAAGGTCAAGACTGCAGCATGCAAGCTGTGGACTTTGGACAAAAACGTAGTGTAGTTTTATAAGGCAGATACCCTTGCTGTGGCATGATTGAGCATCTCTTGCCAGGTTTGATCCAGAGTCCTGTCTGCTGCAAGGCCCTGCTCAGCTACATACACCATCTCTCGTGCAGCAGTGTGCATAGAAACAGCCCTCTCGTAGCTAAGCGCTGCCTTCTGGGTCTCCTGCTGGGCCTAAAAGGtgcataacaaaaacacaaagcataAAGAGGCAAGGCCAGCCAGGAGCTGGTTCTAAGATAAGATCAAATAAGATAAGAtcatcctttattagtcccacagcggggaaattcacagtattacagcagcagcagggtaatagaagtaaggcactcagtaatagaaacgggaaacagtataaacattatctatccatccatccatccatccatccatccattttctaagccgcttctccgtcagggtagtataaacattataaataataaaaattctacataaataaatgataaatcaaGATGTTTATCTTCCATATCATTTACTGTTactctgaaatgtgtttattttatggcTTGTCCTTATACTTTTTTTCATAAAACTTTAAAAGTTTAAGTACCTCTTTAGCTAATCTCCGGGCCTCATAGTACGGCCTCGCTTTCTCAATGCAGGTGCCCAGTTGAGAACTTTGTGCATTAAGCTTCCTGGCTGAATCAGTAAGAATCCTCCTGTAGCTCGACCTTGAttcctatttaaaaaaaacaaaaaaaaaacagacataattgAAGTCTTCCAATGTTTTGAATGAGGACTTTTTGGCCCATATCTGAGCCACATCAGACTTCAGAGATTTGGCACTAAAAACAACATGATGTGTCACTAACTTCaagtaaaacaaacacagagataGGAAAAACATTAGATTCTTACAATATGATACTAAATTCTAACAGTATTGAAAGCATTGTATTCATAAAACTAATAGTGCAGTTAccagcatttttcaaaacacaacatgtacttattacatttttataacaCTTGATACCTCTCAAACTGATACAAGGCCATGCAACCTGCTGTATTCACTTACATCTAGCTGTAGTTCAAGTTGATTTATCTCTTCGCTGGCTTCATTCAGGTGCTCTAGTTCCTCCTGCAAGGAGCAAAAGAGTGTCAGTCACCTACCTTGATAGTTAACCTATAATTCATGAATAGTATATAATCTTATTTGGACATGATGGTTGATGATCAGCAAGCTAGTACTGGTCAAATTATATACTAGCATTGAACTACACTACCGCTGGGATaggtaggctccagcaccccccgcgaccctgagggagaagcagcttagaaaatgtgtgtgtatgtgtgtgtgtactacaCTTTATGTCCAAACGTTTGCCTTCACCTGttcatccagcatttcttccAAAATGTATGCccctctgctgcagtaacaaCCTCTACACTTCTGAGGAGCCTTTAAACTAGATGTTGTAACattgcagtgagcagtgattgcattcaaccacatgagcatttgtgaggtcaggtactgatgttggatgattagtacTGAATCACAGtccaactcatcctaaaggtattcgatgcatcactccagagaacaccgCAGTTGAACGTGTCAACAATAGGTTCAccttaaagcagctgaattcacAGAATTCATTGAGAAGGGGTTATCGGTATACTTACGGGTATATAACTATAACAACAACGACGGTATCTCTCTCATATGTAACGTTACCTCTATAAATGTAAGCTACATTCTCTCAGTTGGACATTGTCGTGATCATAAGGGCATCTGTCAAATAAACTAGCTAACCTAAGGCTCCCGTGTGGCTGTTAGTTAACTGGTTGAGTTAATGTAACGTTTACCTGTATTCGAGGGTCCAGCTCTTCATCAGCTGGTTTTCTATGGACCCCTTTCTCTGCTCCCTCTTCTTGTTGTTCTAGTTCTTCGTCACACGTCTCATTGCCTCCCGTTTTCGCAGACTCGCCGTCGACGTCTCTGTCTTTACATTCAAAAACGCCATTTTTCGAAACTTCAACGAGAAGTGTTTCTTCCCGATTTCCCACCTTCGTCTCCAGCGATAGAGAACCGGCCGGACTCTCCCGCAAGCCCGTCCGTTGCGAGTCCATACAGGCTGCCATGGAAAGAAAGATAGCTAAGCTACCTGCTGGCTGTCCGCGCTAACTAAACTAAAATACGCAGTTTATGCCAGTTAACGTTGAGTGGTCGCAGTTAGTGGGCGCAACCGCATGAGCACATTCGTTTAGGCTATTCTTAATCTGCCCTCATCCTCAGCCTTTAACGGCTAATGTTGGTCTCGTAGGCTAACGTTACTAACTAGCTAGCTGACTTGTTACCCGACCAAACATTTTTCTCTGAGGACAATTTTTAAC encodes:
- the sh3bp5la gene encoding SH3-binding domain protein 5-like, a yields the protein MAACMDSQRTGLRESPAGSLSLETKVGNREETLLVEVSKNGVFECKDRDVDGESAKTGGNETCDEELEQQEEGAEKGVHRKPADEELDPRIQEELEHLNEASEEINQLELQLDESRSSYRRILTDSARKLNAQSSQLGTCIEKARPYYEARRLAKEAQQETQKAALSYERAVSMHTAAREMVYVAEQGLAADRTLDQTWQEMLNHATARVNEAEEERLRSEREHMRVTQLCQAAEARVQTLQKSLKRAIVKSKPYFELKAQFNNILEEHKLKVNQLEERVTEVKKRYSITLRRLEKISEEIHAQRGEDHSEEGSRKAFDARSPPVGAEAVSTRAEDGLYEVQTKSNDWVDGQGGVTKTMEWVERHRESGWWERDKEKMTSGEVAGSDSVSVISFKTIASDLEKCDSVEHLGQMSDTVSLSGEEEEKGKEKDEEKGGLKHKMNKQLDISGKEKQEQFLKQHQRSVSL